A stretch of DNA from Spirosoma endbachense:
GGAAATTACCGAAGATGATCTGATTCGCCTGACTGAAATCAAGATCAAGCGAATTTCCAAATTCGATGGTTTCAAGGCCGAGGAACTGATGCGCAGGCTGGAGCAGGAATTGGCCGAAACTGAAGATAACCTGGCTAATATTACCCGGTATGCCATTGCTTATTACAAAGACCTGCAAAAGAAATACGGCAAAGGTCGCGAACGTAAGACCGAAATACGGGCGTTCAACACAATTAGTGCTAATGTAGTGGCTGCTGCCAACCAGAAGCTTTACGTGGATCGGGAAGGTGGTTTTATCGGGTATGGCCTGAAGAAGGACGAGTACGTCAGCGACTGTTCCGACATCGACGACATCATTATCTTCCGGCGCGATGCCAAATGCCTGGTTACTAAAATTCAGGAGAAGATATTCGTCGGCAAGGATATTGTACACGTCTCTGTATTCAAGAAAAATGACGAGCGTAAGATTTACAACCTTGTCTATCTGGATGGGAAATCGGGAATTTCGATGGCGAAGCGCTTTCCTGTTACGGGCGTCACCCGTGACCGCGAATATGACCTGACCATGGGTAACCCGAAATCGAAACTGACGTATTTCAGTGCGAATGATAATGGCGAGGCAGAAATCATTACGATAAATCTGACGGCGCAGTCGACGGCAAAGATCAAGCAGTTTGATTTCGACTTTGCTTCGGTCGGTATTAAGAATCGGGGGGCACAGGGTAACATTCTGACTAAATACCCCGTACGAAAGATTACTCAGAAATCGGGCGGTGTTTCTACACTGGGTGGTGTCGATATCTGGTATGACGACCATCTCGGGCGGTTGAATCGCGACGAACGCGGACGACTCCTCGGCAATTTTGATGCAAAAGATAGCATTCTGGTCGTTTATAAAGATGGACAGTATGAATTGACCAGCTTTGATCTGACCAATCGGTATGAGCCGAATGAGGTGGCTGTGTTAATGAAATTTGATCCGGAAACGGTGCTTTCTGCGATCTATTACGAGATCAATCAGAAGGCGTGGTATGTGAAACGGTTTAAAGTCGAAACAACGTCGCTCGATAAGAAATTTAGTTTTATAGGCGACACCAAAGGGTCTAAGAACCTGGCTGTTACGGCCGATCGCTTTCCGCGTATTGAAATTGTGCATCAGGTAAAGGATCGGGGCCCACTCGAAAAAATGGTCCTTGAGCCAGAAGGTTTTATCGAAGTGCGGGGTTGGAAAGCACTGGGCAATAAACTTCCTTTTGCCAAAGTAAAAGAAGTAAAACTGCTGGCACCAAAGGTTGTAATTCCGAATGCGGTAAAGAATCCCATAAAACCGGCTGAACCTGTAGAAGCCAGTACAACGGAGACCGACGAAAAAGAGTCTGTTCAGTTAGGGTTGTTTTCATAGAACCATTAAATCCTTCCAGAACTGAGTTCTGGAAGGATAATACAGCATGGAAGAAAAGCCTTTTTTAGGATTACGAACGGTAATTTATGCGGCTCCAGACCTTTCGGCAACAAAAGCCTGGTATGCAAAAGCGCTGGCGATCGAGCCTTATTTCGATGAGCCCTTTTACGTTGGATTCAATGTGGGCGGTTATGAACTGGGACTTATTCCCGATGCGACAATTGTTGAGGGTAGCACCATTAGCTATTGGGGCGTTGCCGATATTAATAAAGTAATGCAAAGATTTCTTAATTTGGGAGCGACTTTACACACTGATATTCAGGATGTAGGCGACGGAATTAAGACTGCATCCATAAAAGATCCATTTGGTAATGTTGTTGGATTAATCGAAAATCCCCATTTTAGTTTGTAAAATGAACACGACGTTGGCCACCGACTACAGCGACGACACGCCCCGCGAAGCGGTTGGCGTTCGCGTGGTCAAATGGACCATCAAGTTTACCATCGCACTGACATTCACGGGGGCCATGGTCGTGTTGATTTGCAATTGGTGGGTTGTTCATAACACAAAGGACCAGATCTATTTTGACATCAATGAGTTACCCGCCAACGATGTTGGCCTGGTGCTTGGTACGAGCAAGTTTGTTCGATCTGGAAAAGAAAACCTGTTTTTCCGATTCCGGATGGAGGCAACCGCGCGGCTTTGGAAGGAAGGGAAAGTTAAATACCTGATTCTGAGTGGTAATAATGATTCAGAATACTACAATGAGCCGGTAGACATGCAGCGTGCGCTGGTAAAATTAGGGGTTCCAACATCCGTAATGACACTCGATTACGCTGGTTATCGAACATTCGATTCGGTGGTTCGCTGCAAAGACGTCTTCAATCAGGAAAAAATTACGATCATCTCCCAGAATTTCCACAATGCCCGTGCGCTCTACATTGGCAATCACGAGGGGATTGAGGCTATTGCTTTTGCCGCCCAGGATGTTCCTGATGGTTACTCCCTTCGCACCCTCGTTCGCGAATACCTCGCCCGACCATACGCCCTCCTCGACGTATATGTGCTGCGTCCACAACCAGAAAAAGGGAACTGGGAGCGAAAAAAAGACCGGTAAATTGTAATGGATTTACGGGTACCCAATCAAATCAGTTTTCACGGCTTTACTTTTTAAGCGGGTGTCCCAGGTAAATCATCACTAAAGGCATCAGCAAAAACGGAATTTCAATCAGTGCGGCTTTCAGGTTGTTGGCTTTTAGCTGGAAAGCGAGGATAAGCAGAATCAGTGCCGCATTGATCAGGTTGGCGATAAAATACGTTTGCGGAAACAGGATTAACAGCCCAACACTCAACGTAAGAATGCTTATTATGAGCAGAGCGGTCTTTCCAATTCCCAACGACGTGAGCATTTTGGAGGCTTCTGGATTTAAGTTATTCGATAGACCAGCCCATCCGTGTCTGACACTAAAGAAGACGGTAATTAGAATGAGGATTCCACTTATGATTTTCATTTTTTCAGGTGTTTTTCGCTTATAATCAGGTAGGACGACAGGTTCATTGTGTTGATTATGCTGCCTGGGCAAGCGATTTTTCAGCGATCTTACTAAATTGATTAAAAAGCACACCAGGTGCGATACGGCTAAGGAATTTCATTATACCGGCAATGCCCGGAAGGATCTCAACCTTGTTTTTCGTCAATCCTTGAATGGCAACCTTTACCAATTTGTCGGGTTCCATCATCATTCGGCTATCTACATCACCCCCAAACTTGTCATTTAAAGGCGTCTTTGCACCGGGAGCAACTAAGTCGAATACCTTAATAGTTGTCTTCTTCAACTGAACTCGCAATGATTGTGTATACGCACGAAGGCCTGATTTGGTAGCGCCGTAGATTGGGGAAAGCGGAAAGGGAATGAAGGCCAGACCGGATGTTACATTGAGAATGGCAGCCGATTTCTGCTTCAGGAGGTGGGGCAGGAATTGCTGGACCATACGGACCGGACCCGATAAGTTGATGGCAATTTCACGATTGATGTTGTCCTGATCAATCATTGGGTCAAGAAGGTTGAGTTTACGCATTTCACCCGCATTGTTGATCAAAATATTAAGCTCAGGGAATTGCCTGGTTACGTTGTCAAAAAGTTGGGAAATGGCTTCCGGATCGCTCACATCGCTTTGAAATGTGTGAACGTTGGGTAGCTTTCTCTTCGTCTGGTCGAGCCTGGCCTGATCTCTTCCGGTAATAATGACCGTACTGCCAAGGTCAAGCAGTTGGGAAGCAAATTCATAGCCCAAGCCACTGGTTCCACCCGTAATTAAAACTGTGCTGTTTCTAAGGTCCATCTTTGTTTATGAAATAGGATGGAACAAAGGTGATACAGAAAGTGGGCAGGGTGTTTGCAAACATCAATCCATCGTTTGCAAAATTCAACGTATTGCTTTAAGCCCGGAAGGCGACTGGAGCGAATGAGGTTTGCTTTTTGAAAAAATTGGAGAAGTGAGCAACCTCTTCGAAACCCAGACAAAAGGCGATTTCTGAAATGTTCCAGTCGGTTTGTTTTAACAGGATTTTGGCCTCCTGAATGATCCTGCCGGTGATTATATCTGTTGTTGTTCTGCCGGTATTTTCCTTCAGTACTTTATTCAGATGGTTTACGTGGACAGATAGACGATCGGCATAATCTTTAGCTGTACGGAGGCTAAGTTTTTGATGGTGGGACTCGATCGGAAATTGTCGCTCTAACAGCTCGATGAATAGGGACGAAACACGGGCTGAGGCCGTATGAGTAGGATAGAGGGATGTAGCCGGTTGAAGCTTTTGCCCATAGTGGATCAACTCAAGCACATAATTACGGATCAGGTCATACTTAAAGATATAGTCTGATGACAACTCTTTTTCTATCTTTCTGAATATGAAAGAAATAGTCTCTGATTCTTCATCAGAGAGCTGGAAAATGGGGTAACCGCCGGGCTGGAAAATAGGTAGTTCATCGAGAACTACACCACTTTTGGTCTGGACCAGAAATTCATCGGTAAATACACAAAAGTAACCGCCCTGATTCATGTCCTGCGGTAACCAGTGGTAAGGTACTTTCGGAGTTGCAAACAAGAGCGCATTTCGTTCAATGTCGATTACTTTATCCGCATATTCTGCCCGATTGCGTCCACTAATCAAACTTATTTTGTAATAAGCTCTTCGGTTGTAAGGCATAAACGGTTTTTCCCTGACCCTGGCAATCAGTTCATCAACATTAAATAGATTGAAGTGGCCTATTTCTTTGTTTATACCATCTGGTAAAAGTACACTTAATCCGCCTTCAGTAGCAGATGCTAGCTGTTGATAAAATTCGTCGAGTGAAATAATCTCCATACACTGGTTTGCGAAATTCAAATATAAACTTTCCTGAGCTAATTCAATCCGAGTAGAATGGCCAGCGTCTCGATATGCCAGGAGTAGTTCAATGAACTACGCTCGTTTAATTCCGCAAGCTACTGCAAAGGCCACTGTTAATTTCCCTCATTTGCTTTTACAGGCCACTCACCTTTTTTTGTTTCTACTCCATTGAACTAGTTAAGTTATTTGTTCCTGAAAGTAAATTCTGTAATAATAAGTACTGAAAAATACCGTTTAATCAACAACTATACGCTTTGTTCATCTATGAAAATTACGTACCTATTGGGAGTATTTGCTTTATTAGGGGCCGTAACGGCCTGCCAATCAGATCGAGAAACCGATCAATCACCCGCCCCGGTAGCTTCATCCATTTACAAAGAAAGCGGCAACGGCGAAACAACAGCCAGTGCACCGGATCTGGCAGGAGCGAGGGCGGCAGCAGCTACCACAACGCAGCAGCAGGAGGTATTGACGTATATCAACCAGGCTCGTTCTAAACCTTGCCAATGCGGTACTAAAGTTTATCCGGCAGTTCCGGCACTAGCTCTGAATGCCCAACTCAATGCCGCTTCCGATAAGCACGCAGTCGATATGGCTACCTATAATTATTTCAGCCACACTGGCCGCGATGGGTCGCAACCCTGGGACCGTATGACACGGGAGGGGTATAAATGGCGGGCTGCCGGTGAAAATATTGCGGCTGGATACACAACAACCCGTGCTGTGGTAGATGGTTGGCTAAAATCGCCCGGCCATTGCCAGAATATTATGAGTGCCAATTTTAAAGAGGTTGGTGTAGGCTACGGATACAGCACCAGTAGCAGCTACAAACATTACTGGGTAACCGATTTCGGCACTAAACTATAAGGTTCCAAAAGTTTGGCTTAAGCAGAATCCTTCATAAACAAATCGCCCGGTTCCAGACAACAGGAACCGGGCGATTTGCTGGATATGGCCGATTTTCAAACCGACCTTACGCTCCGTTATTTGGGCATATTCAGCAGGAAGCCAATTGTAAAATTAGAATCCCAGTCGAACACGAACTGATCGCAGCCAGTCGCATCGGCAATGGCTTTGTAGATGTTTAACCCCGCTTTCGACTTCGCATTGTCTAACTTATAAGCCGAAGGTGCGTCGAGGACCGTATAGCGTTCTTTGTCTTTTCTGACGGATTTTGCCAGCTCAAATGGCACCCCACCAATAATGAAGCAGGTTTTGCGGTGGTCTTCCGGCACTTGTTTGGCCTTGGCCGTTACTTCTGTTGTTACCGTCTCATCGCTGGTTCCATTCTGAAAATATTTGGCGCCATAGGTTTCCAGCGCTTTGGTCGAGCTACCTTCTTTCCAGGAAATTTTGGTGTTACCTGAGCCAATATCGACAACGAACGAATTGTTGTAATAGTCAGCGGGTAGGACCGACTTAAGCCCCAGCGAACCTTCCTGCTCAGGCGTAACGGTGTTTACAAAGTAATTCAGCGACTTCAGCGCTTTGATAATTTTCTGCGTGCCGTCGGCTTTTACCGCTCCTGAACTTACAACGAAGTGGATATCGCGACCACTTACCCCAAAATCGAGCATTTTGCCGATGTAACTTTTTAACCCCGACCGGATATCATCGTCCGAAGCCATGTTTTCAATGACCAGGCTATTGCCGAACTCCGCTTTTTCGAGTTTCCAGTTTTTCTGATCATCGACCCGGATAATGAAGGAGTTGAATCCACTGGCACCTAGCTCCACAACGCCCTTAAGTTTCCCACCGTTGGGGGCAGGGGGCGTATAGGTGAATGACCGACTCGACCCACCACTCGTTGCCTCGCCTGATGAAGCCGAGTTATTATCGGAAGCCGATGACTCGTCGGCCGAAGTAGACGATCCCTGCTCGTCCGATTTGGGGAGCGTAGCGGATTCTTCTGATTGTTTCGGCGCAATTTTGCGCAGGGCTTCACTACCACCGAAATACCGGAACCCGAAGAAAATAGCGGCCAGAATCAGGGCCGTGATTAGCAGCCGACCGGCTACAGTTAAACGTTGCATATGTTGAAAGGATGAAAGAGTGAACGAATAAACGAGTGAAAGAGCAACTAAATGGCTCATTTGCTCTTTCACTCATAGGTGATTAATCGAGCAGATTCCGATACCCGGCGTCTTTCTGCGGATTTGGGCCTAAATTAAGGGGTTGAGCGGGTGCATCGAGTTGCACCATTTTGAATTCACCTTTATTGTAAGCTTCCAGCAGAGCTTCGCCTTTATCGGAGAGAATCCCGTTCTGAATATCTACCCCATTGATGAAGTCCATCGAGAGATCCATCGCCCGCTTCATTTCGCCAAGTTTCATGCTCATATCGTCCTGAATATATTCCATGGACTGGTCGAAGTAAAACTTCTTGTCCGGATCGCCTTTAAAGATACTAACGGCCGTTTTGAGCGCGTTAGAACTATCTTTAACAATCTGGTATTCAGTTTCTTTGAGCCGAACTTTGATTTCAGTTTCCTTAATAATATAATCGGCGCTCTGGTTCACTTTTTCCATGAAGGCCAGCACGTTTTTCATATTCCGCTGAAGAGGCAGCAACTTTTCGTTCATTTCCTGCAAACCAGCGCCCTCGATGGTGGCCAGTTGAGCCGTTTCGCGCATACCAGGCTTGTCGCTTAAGGAGTTCGCTTTATTGGCTTCGGCAAACTTCTGCTTAATGGTCTCATTGTTTTCACCGATTTTCTTGTTCAGTTTAACCAGTTGCCCCGCCAGAATATTAATTTGACCCTGCATTTTCTCCCGTTTGTCTTTCAAATCCTGAATGTAGATTTTCATGATCGCAATGGGATTCAGTTGAATTACCGTACCGGTAAGGCTGCGCATGAGGGTTTTGAACAGGAAGAATACCGCTGTCCGAACATCTTTACTGGTGAACAGGAAAATCAGAGCGCCCAATGCGCCGAGCAGGAGAGCCAGTTCGAGCACGTTCGAAGTAGCTCTGATTAGAAATTCAATGATTCGGTTGAAATAAACGAGCCCGAAACCGGCAATACCGGCCAGGGTAATCATGCCCAGAATACCTTCGGGGCGGCTCCAGAACGAACGCTTTTCCACGTCCGTATTACCACCAAGTTGCGAAAAATCAGGAGTAGCCATTGTTTAGTGTTATCAGTTTAAGGTCATTTAGTCTTCAATGAGTTTGCTCAGTTTAAATCAACTGAAAATGTAGTCACTGGAAACTTACTTTAAATACTGCGTTATTTTGGTGATGTCGTTTTTGATTTGTTCTGTGTAATGCGCGAATGTCACTTCGTAGTTTTGTCGGTTCTGCGTGATTTTACCGCTTTGATCCGTGATTTCGCCACCGATAGCTGTTAGCCGATCGGTATTGGCACTGATCTTCTGTTGAATCTCTACCAACTGCTTGGCCAGTGCTTCATTTTCGGTTTGCAAGCGTTTCTGCTCATTCTGCAAACCACCAACCCGATCAGCAAGCGCAGCATCGACACTTTTTGCGAAAGCATCCCGGTCGTTATTCAGCGCTGCAATATACTGATTCGCGGTTTTAGTCAATGCGGCAATATCACCGGAACCGCCCAGAGCCTTAAAACTAGCCCAGGCCGCCTGATACTGCTTGTCTTCGGGAAGGCCCAGATTGGCCAGACTCCGCAGCGTTTCCCGATACTCGAAATAGTCGGGGCCCGGCGGATTGTTCTGTGCCAGTACATTGGCCAGGTGTTCGGCAAACTTGGGGTCTACTGAACCCGTACCTACCGGTGCCGGAGGTATCGGTTGAGTTGGCCCTGGAGTTGGCGAATTGGTTGCTGCCGGACGTGGCGTTGTTGGTGTTGGGGCAGCGGGTGTTCCGGCTGCAACGCCTGACACTTCTTCTTTAACGAAGAAATTCAGAATCTTTTGACCAAGCGATTTATCAGGTTCTGGCATAGTTTGTCTGTCATTACGGGGACGCCCGTGTTGTAAAAGACTGAACAATGTTACGAGGTTCAGGTCAATCCCGCAATATCAGATTTGGCCGAACGGTTGCGGGGCCTGACAAATTGTCCTGGGACGGGCCGAATGTTTGGCTGTCTATTCGGTTTATTCCTTTACCCACTCCGCCATTCGTTTTCGGAACTTATCGACTTTGGGTTCCGAAACAAGATGGATGTATAGGCTGTAGGGGTGTTGTCGATAATAATCCTGATGATACATTTCGGCGGGATAGAATGCAACGAATGGAACCACTTGGGTGACAATAGGCGCTTTGTGATTTTTCGAATCACGCCGAATAGCAGCGTCAATTCTGGATTTTTCGGCTGGTGTTCGATAAAAAGCAACGGAGCGATAGTGTTTACCTATATCGGGCCCCTGGCGGTTAAGTTCCGTCGCATCATGACCGGCAAAAAAAGCGTCCAGCAATGTGTCATAGGAAAGGATAGTCGGGTCGTAATAGATTTGTACGGATTCGGCATGACCCGTTTGATCCGTCCCTACCTGCTCATACGTTGGGTATTCGAGGTCACCACCGGCATAACCCGAAACCACGGCCCGAACTCCTTTCAGCGACTTCATTTCTTCTTCGGTTGCCCAGAAACAGCCCCCTGCAAATGTAGCAGTGGCCTCGCCAGACGTTAAAACAGGAAGGGTCGCCAGACGAGTGTCGACTGGGTTGGTGTTTTCTGCCGCTGTGCTGGTCGGCGCCTTATTACAGGCTGTAAAGAGCAGCGTATAAACGACCAGCAGGCTCAAAGCGAATCGTATGTTTTTCCAATACATGAAAATGTCAGTCATTGCTCTTATAACACGAGAATTGGAGTCAGGATTCCGATTCGGGGAATTCAACTAGCCTTTCGTCCAAAGCCGTGCCATGGTTTCTAATGTTGCAAAAACTAACCGTGGCACGGCTTTGGACGAAAGGTTTGCTCTATTTTAAGTGAGGTCAGGTTCTTCAACCTGACCCAGTGGTTTCCCGAAGCGTATACTGCCTGAACGACGAGGTTTTGAGAATCGCACGGCGAACCGTCCTCGCCGTGTCGGTTTCTTATAACCAACACCACATCTTTAAGAAACCGACATCAACAGCCATTGCTTTACTGACTAAGTCACGGATCAATAACATCGACTATTGCCAATGGTTTCTTTGCGAATCAGCCTTGGCGTTCACGGGCAATACGTCTGTTCGTACGTATCTTTGTTGCTGCATACTGACTCAATTGCTATGTCGCTTACAACCCTAGGCCTCGAACTGCCCACCGATCCACGCTGGGTGAACATCGCCGAAATGAACATCGGCGATATTTTGATCGATCACGCATATTGCGAACAGAAAGCAGCTTCGTCGTGTATCTCGCTCATCGTTCAATATTCTGACAAAGAGGAGCTGGTTGAGGTGCTGACACCAGTAGTTGCTGAAGAGTGGGGGCATTTTCAACGGGTTTTGAAAGAACTTCGCAAGCGTAATATTCCCCTCGGCCGTCAGCGTAAGGATGAGTATGTTAATCAGTTAAGGGCACGATTACGCCGGTCGATTGGCGATCAGAAAGAACAACTGATGGACAACCTGTTACTAAACGCCCTGATTGAAGCCCGAAGCTGCGAACGCTTTAAAATCCTCTCTGAACACATTGCCGACGAGAGTTTACGGAAATTTTACCGTGAACTGATGATCTCCGAAGCGGGCCACTACCGCAATTTCATCGAGCTGGCCGAAACATACATACCCGCTGAACGCGTACGGGAGCGATGGAAGGAGTTTCTGGCCGTTGAAGCTGATATTATAGCGAATCTGGAAGTTCGGGGCGACCGGATGCACTGAAATAGTTGCTCAGGAAAGAGCCCTGTTGACGTGAGTCAGTGCCCGACAAGTTGTACCTTTACTGTGCGACTAACCATAACGTTCATTTGACTTTTCTTCAACAAACGGCTCAGCGAATTTTTGACACGCACGGTCCCAGCCTTAGCGATGTTTGGGTTATTTTGCCTACCCGACGGGCAGTGTCCGTCTTTCTTGATGAGCTGGCAACGCTTTCAGATCGACCATTTCTGGCCCCCCATGCGTTAGCCGTCGATGACTTTATAACGCAGGCGGCTGGTCTACAGCTGGTTGATTCCGTAAGTTTATTGTTTGAACTCTACGACGTTTTCCGGGAGATCGATCCGTTGGTTGAATTCGAGCAATTTATCGGCTGGGCATCCGTCCTGCTGGCCGACTTCGACCGGATCGATCAGTACCTGATCGATCCCCCTGAGCTGTTTAGCTACCTGACCGCAGCCAAAGCACTCGAACGATGGCAGGTGGATCGACCGGCTTCCGCAAAACCAATTCTGGAAACGGCCGGTACAAATCGGTACTTTAAACTCTTCGAAAACCTTCAGATAGCCTATCATGCATTGCAAAAACGCCTGACCGATCAGGGACTTGCTTATCGGGGCATGGCCTATCGGTTGCTCGCCCAGAATGTCGACGTACTGATACGGGATAATCTAAGCTATGAACGTGTCTATTTTGTGGGCTTCAACGCACTGAGTCGAGCCGAGGAGCACATTGTTCGCGTGTTGGTTGATGCGAATAAAGCTGAATTGATCTGGGATGCCGATCAATATTACATCCGTGACTGGGGGCAGGAAGCGGGTGAATTTTTGCGCCGATACCGCGAAAATGGCTGGTTCTTCTCGAAAAAGAACCGCGAAGACCTGAGTCAACTGTCTAATAATCTGCTCGGTACCGAAAAAAATATTCGTGTCGTTGGTGTTCCCAATGCCAGTATGCAGGCGAAGGTAGCCGGAAAGCTTTATGCCGACTGGGGTCGGGAGCAGAGGAGCGAACCGACCAAAAAGACAGCCATTGTGCTGGCTGATGAAACGTTACTGATGCCCGTCCTCTACGCCCTGGATGAGAGCGTTACCGACCTGAACGTAACGATGGGTTTATCCTTACGCAGTTCATTGCTGTTCACGCTGGTTGATACTCTGTTTGAGATGCAGCGCACCGTGCATGAGTTCCGAACAAAGGACGGGCGTGATCTGCGCATTCCGAAATACCACCACCGGCATGTTGTCAAGGTCCTGAATCATCCGTTCGTTAAGCAATACGAGCGGATTCGGGCGTTGCAGTGGCCGGGAGGTGTGCAGGAAACGGGCGAGATTCTGCCCCCGGAGCCTTTGTTTCAGTGGATTTCAAAAACCATCGTAAAAGATCAGCGCGTATACCTCACCGAAGAGGATATGCACGAATTAGGCCAGCATGATCCGTTGATTCAGGTGCTGTTTGCGCGCTGGCCAAATGAGGAACCGATGAAGGCAATTCGCAGTTTGTATGACCTGATCGAATTGCTTCGTGATGTATACCGGACTAGCCAGGATGCCATTGAAATCGAATACCTGTACCTGTTCTTTACGCTGCTTAAACAACTGGAGGCAACTCTTGAGCGACAGACTGAATCCGGAAATGCCGAAACGGCCGTCACGGTGCGTAGCTTCCGGCAGTTTCTGTATGAGTTGATTCGACAGACGAGTATTCCATTCACGAGCGAAGGGAAGAGCCAGTTGCAGGTCATGGGTATGCTCGAAACGCGGGCTCTGGACTTTGAACGGGTTATTATTCTGTCCGTAAACGAAGGCATTCTACCCCAATCCCGTAAACTGAATTCGCTGATTCCCTTTGACATTGCTCAGGAACTAGGGCTGCCTACCTATCGCGACCAGGAAGCCGTTATGGCGTATCACTTCTACCGATTGCTGCAGCGGGCCAGCGATATTGTGCTGTTGCATACGACCTCAACCGATGCCTATGGAAACAGCAAGGGCGAACCCAGTCGGTTTATCCGGCAGATTGAGCATGAACTGGTTCCTCGTTCAAATGGCCTTATTCGGATTACGCATCCAACGGTTCGTTTTGGCCGAACGGGTATAAATCAATTGGCCGATACATCCGATCTGAGCGTTCCTAAAACAGAAAGCGTTCGGGCGGATCTAATCAAGCTGCTGACAACAAAGGGGTTATATCCCTCGTATCTGAATCAATTTGTTACGTGTTCCATGCGGTTTTATTTCAGCCGGATCGTGAACATCAGCGAAGAAGAAGAAATAGAGGAAAAGATGGGAGCCGCCGAATTCGGAAGCTGGCTTCA
This window harbors:
- a CDS encoding DNA gyrase/topoisomerase IV subunit A — its product is MMNEENQEPIDDEQSLHGADNSADGAEPIDAIGPDEQPIDTINEVLHDQTVVSGLYENYFLDYASYVILERAVPAVEDGLKPVQRRILHALKEMDDGRFNKVANVIGQTMQFHPHGDASIGEALVNIGQKELLFDTQGSWGDVRTGDGAAAPRYIEVRLSKFAQDAIYNDKTTEWQLSYDGRKREPVTLPVKFPLLLAQGVEGIAVGLSTKILPHNFNELVEASIQILKDKPVSLFPDFQTGGLIDVSNYNDGHRGGKVRVRAKIEEVDKKTLAIRDVPFGVTTPQLIESIVKAAELGKIRIKAPSRNVAAVVDNTARDVEILVHLQPGVSPDVSIDALYAFTDCEVSISPNACVIIGDKPHFVSVTDILRVNTHQTVHLLQRELEIRRSELMERLLYSSLEKIFIENRIYRKIEECETFEAVLVTIDKALKPFKKQFYREITEDDLIRLTEIKIKRISKFDGFKAEELMRRLEQELAETEDNLANITRYAIAYYKDLQKKYGKGRERKTEIRAFNTISANVVAAANQKLYVDREGGFIGYGLKKDEYVSDCSDIDDIIIFRRDAKCLVTKIQEKIFVGKDIVHVSVFKKNDERKIYNLVYLDGKSGISMAKRFPVTGVTRDREYDLTMGNPKSKLTYFSANDNGEAEIITINLTAQSTAKIKQFDFDFASVGIKNRGAQGNILTKYPVRKITQKSGGVSTLGGVDIWYDDHLGRLNRDERGRLLGNFDAKDSILVVYKDGQYELTSFDLTNRYEPNEVAVLMKFDPETVLSAIYYEINQKAWYVKRFKVETTSLDKKFSFIGDTKGSKNLAVTADRFPRIEIVHQVKDRGPLEKMVLEPEGFIEVRGWKALGNKLPFAKVKEVKLLAPKVVIPNAVKNPIKPAEPVEASTTETDEKESVQLGLFS
- a CDS encoding VOC family protein, whose amino-acid sequence is MEEKPFLGLRTVIYAAPDLSATKAWYAKALAIEPYFDEPFYVGFNVGGYELGLIPDATIVEGSTISYWGVADINKVMQRFLNLGATLHTDIQDVGDGIKTASIKDPFGNVVGLIENPHFSL
- a CDS encoding SanA/YdcF family protein; protein product: MNTTLATDYSDDTPREAVGVRVVKWTIKFTIALTFTGAMVVLICNWWVVHNTKDQIYFDINELPANDVGLVLGTSKFVRSGKENLFFRFRMEATARLWKEGKVKYLILSGNNDSEYYNEPVDMQRALVKLGVPTSVMTLDYAGYRTFDSVVRCKDVFNQEKITIISQNFHNARALYIGNHEGIEAIAFAAQDVPDGYSLRTLVREYLARPYALLDVYVLRPQPEKGNWERKKDR
- a CDS encoding SDR family oxidoreductase, yielding MDLRNSTVLITGGTSGLGYEFASQLLDLGSTVIITGRDQARLDQTKRKLPNVHTFQSDVSDPEAISQLFDNVTRQFPELNILINNAGEMRKLNLLDPMIDQDNINREIAINLSGPVRMVQQFLPHLLKQKSAAILNVTSGLAFIPFPLSPIYGATKSGLRAYTQSLRVQLKKTTIKVFDLVAPGAKTPLNDKFGGDVDSRMMMEPDKLVKVAIQGLTKNKVEILPGIAGIMKFLSRIAPGVLFNQFSKIAEKSLAQAA
- a CDS encoding helix-turn-helix domain-containing protein, which encodes MEIISLDEFYQQLASATEGGLSVLLPDGINKEIGHFNLFNVDELIARVREKPFMPYNRRAYYKISLISGRNRAEYADKVIDIERNALLFATPKVPYHWLPQDMNQGGYFCVFTDEFLVQTKSGVVLDELPIFQPGGYPIFQLSDEESETISFIFRKIEKELSSDYIFKYDLIRNYVLELIHYGQKLQPATSLYPTHTASARVSSLFIELLERQFPIESHHQKLSLRTAKDYADRLSVHVNHLNKVLKENTGRTTTDIITGRIIQEAKILLKQTDWNISEIAFCLGFEEVAHFSNFFKKQTSFAPVAFRA
- a CDS encoding CAP domain-containing protein; translation: MKITYLLGVFALLGAVTACQSDRETDQSPAPVASSIYKESGNGETTASAPDLAGARAAAATTTQQQEVLTYINQARSKPCQCGTKVYPAVPALALNAQLNAASDKHAVDMATYNYFSHTGRDGSQPWDRMTREGYKWRAAGENIAAGYTTTRAVVDGWLKSPGHCQNIMSANFKEVGVGYGYSTSSSYKHYWVTDFGTKL
- the msrA gene encoding peptide-methionine (S)-S-oxide reductase MsrA, translated to MTDIFMYWKNIRFALSLLVVYTLLFTACNKAPTSTAAENTNPVDTRLATLPVLTSGEATATFAGGCFWATEEEMKSLKGVRAVVSGYAGGDLEYPTYEQVGTDQTGHAESVQIYYDPTILSYDTLLDAFFAGHDATELNRQGPDIGKHYRSVAFYRTPAEKSRIDAAIRRDSKNHKAPIVTQVVPFVAFYPAEMYHQDYYRQHPYSLYIHLVSEPKVDKFRKRMAEWVKE
- the miaE gene encoding tRNA-(ms[2]io[6]A)-hydroxylase, coding for MSLTTLGLELPTDPRWVNIAEMNIGDILIDHAYCEQKAASSCISLIVQYSDKEELVEVLTPVVAEEWGHFQRVLKELRKRNIPLGRQRKDEYVNQLRARLRRSIGDQKEQLMDNLLLNALIEARSCERFKILSEHIADESLRKFYRELMISEAGHYRNFIELAETYIPAERVRERWKEFLAVEADIIANLEVRGDRMH